TCCGCCATCAGCCGCCCGTGGAGCGCCGAACCGATCCCCTCGCCCTGCTGTTCGGGGTGGACGTACATCCGGAGAATGTCGGCGGTCTCGCCCTGCGCGACCGCGTGTGTGAAGCCGACGACCGTCCCCTCATCCTCGGCGACGAGGACGATGGTCCCGGGGGCCTCGAGCGGCATCGAGTCGTCGGTGTACCAGTTGTCGACGGTCCGGTCGATCACGGCTGCCTCGAGTTCATTGTAGGTGTCGTGCCAGGTGGCGCGAGCGACGGCCGTGATCGCCTTGAAGTCGTCGGCTGTCGCAGATCGAACGTTCATACCTCATTATTGAACGTGATGCATAAATAACTCGCTGACACGAGGTCGAGGAATCCGACGGCGAGCGGTATTCGAGCGGCCGGGCGAGCGGGTCGTCCGGAGCGGCCCCGAAGTTGGGTCCCTCGACCCCTCCCCTCGCGAACATCGGACCCTCGTTCACTCCCGAACGTCGAATCCCCGCTCGCGAAGGAGGTCAGGCACCCGATCCCGGTGGTCGCCCTGCAGTTCGATCCGGCCCTCGTCGACGGTCCCGCCCGTTCCCATCGAACTCTTGAGGTCAGACGCAATCGATTTGATCTCGTCCGACTCGAGGTCGAAGCCCTCGACGATCGTCACCGGCTTGTCGTACCGACGACTCTCCGTCCGGACCGACAGGACTTGTTGGGAGGTCTCGAGGTCGCCCTGGCTGTCGAGTTCGTCGAGCAGGTCGTCGAGGTCGTCGTCGTTTGACATGCCGTAACATAGGATCGGTACGAGGGATAGCCCTGTCCTTGCTTTCGCAACGGTCGGAATACGACGTCCCGCCGGCGGTATCGGTCACTCCTCGAGATCGAAATCCAGGACGTCCCCCTCGCTGACGCCGTGATCGCTCGTCCACTCGTAACCGACCTCGAGCACGTACTGTCCCCGACCGGGGTAGCGCTGATCGTCTCCGTCCTCGTCCGGACCCGGTGCCGGCGCGTGATGGATGCCGGTGACCGTTCCGTCTCCGTCGGCGTACACGATGTCGATGCCGAAGTCCATCTCCCGCATGACGAAGGTGCGCTCCTCGACCGACTCGTAGACGAACAACATACCGCGGTCGGACGGCAGTTCATCAGTGTCACTGAGTCCGAGATACCGGAGGTCGTCCGTGTCGGCAATCGCCGCCGTCACCGTCCCAAGTTCGTCGCCGTCCGTCGTCACGGCCCGGACCTCGGTCGTCTCGTAGTCCTCGTGAACCGTTTCCGCGACGGCGTCCGTCTCGTTCGCGGTCGACTCGTTCGTCGTCTCCGCGTCGTCGCCCGTCGTCTCGTCGGTCGGTTCGACCTGCCCCTGGCTGTTCGCCTCGCCCGAATCGTCCGCGTCGAGACAGCCAGCGATTGCGACCGCGCCGGAGGCGCCGAGAAGATGTCTCCGGGTTAACTCGTCGTTCATATCTGTGCCACCAACGATGTAGAATAAGTCACTTCTGTACGCTCGAGTGAATGAGCCGTTCGGATGGAAGTAACGGTCGACGTCTGTGTCGCCATCGAAAACGCGTTAGAGTCGTGATTTGATCGTCTCCGCCGTCTTCTCGCCGATCCCCTCGATGCTCCGGAGGTCCTCGAGGCTCGCCTCGCGGACGTTCGTGACGCTGCCGAAGCGGCCAAGCAGTCGCTTTCGCGTCTCGGGGCCGATCCCCTGTACGTCGTCTAACACCGTCTTAACCTCATCGCGGACGGTCTGGTGGTACTGCACCGCAAAACGGTGGGCCTCGTCGCGCACGCGTTGGAGGAGATGCAAGTGCGGCGCATCACTGGGCCACGAGAACGTCCGGTCGGGCGTGACCACGCGCTCCTCAGCCTTCGCCAGCGCGACCGCCGGCACGTCCCAGCCGACCGCGGACAGCGCGTCGCGGGCGGCCTCGAGTTGGCCCTCGCCACCGTCGATCAGCAACAGATCAGGGTTGGGCCGGTCGTCTCGATCTTCGACGGCGCGGCGCGCGCGCCACTCGAGTAAGGCCCGCATGTTGTCGTAGTCGTCGTTCTGGTCGGTGAGCTTTTTCCGCCGATAGTCTGCTTTCTCGGCGCTGCCGTCAACGAAGGTGACATCGCTGCCGACTGCTGCTTTCCCCTGCGCGTGGCTCACGTCGAATCCCTCGATCCGCCGGGCCGACTCGATCTCGAGGGCGTCGGCGAGCATGCCACACTCGTCGCGCCGACCGACGTTGCGCCGGGCGTTCTTCAGGGCGAGTTCGACGAGTTTGGCTTCCCGACCCGCGCCCGGGACGCGGACGGAGACGCCCTCGGCCTCGAGCCAGGCGGCGACCTCTTCGCCGCCGTGGCGTTCAGGTAACAGGAGGGCGTCGGGGAGGTCGCGTTCGGCGTAGTACTGGACGATGAAGGCGGCGAGGACGCTGGGGACGCCGTCCGTCTCGCCGGCGATGCCGTCCCCCGCGGAGCCGGGTGCCTCGAGCGTGTGTCGGTCCCGGTCGACCAGTTTGCCGTCCTCCGCACGCAGCCGGGCGACGGTCGCGTCCTCGCCCTCGATGGCGACACCGAGGACGTCGACGCCCCGCTCGTCGCCGATCGACTGGACCGCCTCGCCGCCCTCGCCGTGGAAGGCCTCGACGGTCTCGAGGCGGTCCCGCAGGTTCGCCGCGCGCTCGAAGTTCTGCTCCTCGGCTGCGGCCTCCATCTCACGTCGCAGCGGATCGGCGAGGATACCGGTCTCGCCCTCGAGGAAGCGCTCGACCGCGGTAACGTCCTCGCCGTAGCTCTCGAGGTCGATCTCGCGGGTACAGGGCGCGGTACAGAGCCCCATCTCGTAGTCCAGACACGGCCGGTCGCGGCCCGCGTACTTGTGGTCCGAACAGCCCCGGACGCCGTACGTCTCCCGGAGCGCCTTCACGACGGTTTCGACCTGTGTCTTGCTGGTATAGGGGCCGAAGACAGTCGGCCCGCTCGAATGGTCCGCGGAACGTCGTTCCGCGCTACTCGCAGTCGAGTCACCTTGCACCTCGCCGTCCGGATCCCGCGTGATCTCGATCCGCGGGGCGTCGTGGGCCGTCAGCTGCACCATCGGATACGACTTGTCGTCCTTGAGCCGGACGTTGTAGCGGGGCTGGTGGCGCTTGATCAGGTTCGCCTCGAGCAACAGCGCCTGTGTCTCAGTGTCGGTGACGGCGATCTCGATATCGTCGGCGCGATCGACCATCCGGCGAATCCGCGCACTGCGCGGATCGGCATAGGACCGAACACGGTCACGCAGCTCGACCGCTTTTCCGACGTAAAGGGTGGTATCTCCCTCGCGAAACTGGTAGATCCC
This genomic stretch from Natrinema sp. SYSU A 869 harbors:
- a CDS encoding DUF192 domain-containing protein, whose protein sequence is MNDELTRRHLLGASGAVAIAGCLDADDSGEANSQGQVEPTDETTGDDAETTNESTANETDAVAETVHEDYETTEVRAVTTDGDELGTVTAAIADTDDLRYLGLSDTDELPSDRGMLFVYESVEERTFVMREMDFGIDIVYADGDGTVTGIHHAPAPGPDEDGDDQRYPGRGQYVLEVGYEWTSDHGVSEGDVLDFDLEE
- a CDS encoding translation initiation factor — its product is MSNDDDLDDLLDELDSQGDLETSQQVLSVRTESRRYDKPVTIVEGFDLESDEIKSIASDLKSSMGTGGTVDEGRIELQGDHRDRVPDLLRERGFDVRE
- a CDS encoding excinuclease ABC subunit C, whose product is MNADGVRERGGSLPREPGIYQFREGDTTLYVGKAVELRDRVRSYADPRSARIRRMVDRADDIEIAVTDTETQALLLEANLIKRHQPRYNVRLKDDKSYPMVQLTAHDAPRIEITRDPDGEVQGDSTASSAERRSADHSSGPTVFGPYTSKTQVETVVKALRETYGVRGCSDHKYAGRDRPCLDYEMGLCTAPCTREIDLESYGEDVTAVERFLEGETGILADPLRREMEAAAEEQNFERAANLRDRLETVEAFHGEGGEAVQSIGDERGVDVLGVAIEGEDATVARLRAEDGKLVDRDRHTLEAPGSAGDGIAGETDGVPSVLAAFIVQYYAERDLPDALLLPERHGGEEVAAWLEAEGVSVRVPGAGREAKLVELALKNARRNVGRRDECGMLADALEIESARRIEGFDVSHAQGKAAVGSDVTFVDGSAEKADYRRKKLTDQNDDYDNMRALLEWRARRAVEDRDDRPNPDLLLIDGGEGQLEAARDALSAVGWDVPAVALAKAEERVVTPDRTFSWPSDAPHLHLLQRVRDEAHRFAVQYHQTVRDEVKTVLDDVQGIGPETRKRLLGRFGSVTNVREASLEDLRSIEGIGEKTAETIKSRL
- a CDS encoding GNAT family N-acetyltransferase — protein: MNVRSATADDFKAITAVARATWHDTYNELEAAVIDRTVDNWYTDDSMPLEAPGTIVLVAEDEGTVVGFTHAVAQGETADILRMYVHPEQQGEGIGSALHGRLMAELEAANAERVRSFDFAFNDASRAFYEGLGFEQTDEGEVEIDGEYYPEAVYTLEL